A window from Synechococcus sp. RSCCF101 encodes these proteins:
- the psaA gene encoding photosystem I core protein PsaA, whose amino-acid sequence MTISPPERGKTAKAMVDRNPVPVDVDVLGKPGHFDRSLAKGPKTTTWIWNLHADAHDFDSHTSDLEEVSRKIFSAHFGHLAVIFIWLSGAFFHGARFSNYTGWLADPTHVKPSAQVVWPVFGQEILNGDVGAGFQGIQITSGLFHVWRAWGFTSETQLLATAIGALVMAGLMLNAGVFHYHKAAPKLEWFQNVESMLNHHLAGLLGLGSLSWTGHLLHVSLPTTQLMDAIDAGQPLTLDGQTIGSVADIPLPHEFLSQDLISQLFPGFGAGIGAFFTGNWAAYGDFLTFNGGLNPVTGSLWMTDIAHHHLAIAVLFIVAGHMYRTNWGIGHSIKEILEGQKGDPLLFPASKGHDGLFEFLTTSWHAQLGLNLALFGSLTIIVAHHMYAMPPYPYIGIDYPTQLCIFTHHMWIGGFLIVGGAAHAAIAMVRDYDPAKHVDNVLDRVLKARDALISHLNWVCIWLGFHSFGLYIHNDTMRALGRPQDMFSDSAISLKPIFAQWVQGLHAAAAGSTAPNALAGVSEVFDGSVVAVAGKVAAAPIPLGTADFMVHHIHAFTIHVTVLILLKGVLYARNSRLIPDKANLGFRFPCDGPGRGGTCQVSAWDHVFLGLFWMYNSLSIVIFHFSWKMQSDVWGTVSPDGTVSHITNGNFANSAITINGWLRDFLWAQAVQVINSYGSSNSAYGLMFLGAHFIWAFSLMFLFSGRGYWQELIESIVWAHNKLKVAPAIQPRALSITQGRAVGVAHYLVGGIATTWAFFHAHILVVG is encoded by the coding sequence ATGACCATCAGCCCACCAGAGCGTGGGAAAACGGCGAAAGCCATGGTTGACAGGAACCCTGTTCCCGTCGACGTCGACGTGCTCGGCAAGCCCGGGCATTTCGATCGCTCCCTCGCCAAAGGTCCCAAAACCACCACATGGATTTGGAACCTCCACGCTGACGCTCACGACTTCGACAGCCACACGAGCGATCTCGAAGAGGTCTCACGCAAGATCTTCAGCGCTCACTTCGGCCATCTGGCCGTCATCTTCATCTGGCTGAGCGGCGCCTTCTTCCACGGAGCCCGCTTCTCCAACTACACCGGCTGGCTGGCCGACCCAACGCACGTCAAGCCCAGTGCGCAGGTTGTCTGGCCCGTCTTCGGTCAGGAAATTCTCAACGGTGATGTGGGTGCCGGATTCCAAGGCATTCAGATCACCTCCGGCCTCTTCCACGTCTGGAGGGCCTGGGGCTTCACCAGTGAGACCCAGCTTCTCGCCACCGCCATCGGCGCCCTGGTGATGGCCGGCCTCATGCTCAACGCAGGGGTCTTCCACTACCACAAGGCCGCTCCGAAGCTCGAGTGGTTCCAGAACGTTGAGTCCATGCTCAACCACCACCTGGCCGGTCTGCTCGGACTGGGTTCCCTGTCCTGGACAGGGCACCTGCTGCATGTGTCCCTGCCGACCACCCAGTTGATGGATGCCATCGACGCCGGTCAGCCGCTCACCCTCGATGGGCAGACGATCGGTTCAGTGGCTGACATCCCGCTGCCGCATGAGTTCCTCAGCCAGGACCTCATCTCCCAGCTGTTCCCCGGCTTCGGTGCGGGCATCGGTGCCTTCTTCACCGGCAACTGGGCCGCCTACGGCGACTTCCTTACCTTCAACGGCGGTCTGAACCCCGTGACGGGAAGTCTGTGGATGACGGACATCGCCCATCACCACCTGGCGATCGCGGTGCTCTTCATCGTGGCCGGTCATATGTACCGGACCAACTGGGGCATTGGTCACAGCATCAAGGAGATCCTCGAGGGCCAGAAGGGTGATCCGCTTCTGTTCCCCGCCAGCAAGGGACACGACGGACTCTTCGAGTTCCTCACCACCTCCTGGCATGCCCAGCTGGGCCTCAACCTGGCGCTGTTCGGTTCGCTGACGATCATCGTTGCGCACCACATGTATGCGATGCCTCCGTATCCCTACATCGGCATCGACTACCCCACCCAGCTCTGCATCTTCACCCACCACATGTGGATCGGGGGCTTCCTGATCGTCGGTGGCGCGGCCCACGCCGCCATCGCCATGGTCCGGGACTACGACCCCGCCAAGCATGTGGACAACGTTCTCGACCGTGTGCTCAAGGCGCGTGACGCCCTGATCAGCCACCTGAACTGGGTCTGCATCTGGCTCGGATTCCACAGCTTCGGGCTGTATATCCACAACGACACCATGCGTGCCCTGGGTCGTCCCCAGGACATGTTCAGCGATTCCGCCATCTCCCTCAAGCCGATCTTCGCCCAGTGGGTTCAGGGTCTGCATGCCGCCGCTGCCGGCAGCACCGCTCCCAACGCCCTGGCCGGTGTGAGTGAAGTGTTCGACGGCTCCGTCGTCGCCGTGGCGGGCAAGGTCGCCGCTGCGCCGATCCCTCTGGGAACGGCCGACTTCATGGTGCACCACATTCACGCCTTCACCATTCACGTGACGGTGCTGATCCTGCTGAAGGGTGTGCTCTACGCCCGGAACTCGCGCCTGATTCCCGACAAGGCCAACCTCGGCTTCCGCTTCCCCTGTGACGGACCGGGTCGTGGTGGCACCTGCCAGGTGTCTGCCTGGGACCACGTGTTCCTCGGCCTGTTCTGGATGTACAACTCCCTCTCGATCGTGATCTTCCACTTCAGCTGGAAGATGCAGAGCGACGTGTGGGGAACCGTGAGTCCCGATGGCACGGTGTCGCACATCACCAACGGCAACTTCGCCAACAGTGCCATCACCATCAATGGTTGGCTGCGTGATTTCCTCTGGGCTCAGGCCGTTCAGGTGATCAACAGCTACGGCTCATCCAACAGTGCCTATGGGCTGATGTTCCTCGGCGCGCACTTCATCTGGGCCTTCAGCCTGATGTTCCTCTTCAGTGGCCGCGGCTACTGGCAGGAGCTGATCGAGTCCATTGTCTGGGCTCACAACAAGCTGAAGGTGGCTCCGGCCATCCAGCCTCGCGCTCTCTCCATCACCCAGGGTCGTGCTGTGGGTGTGGCTCACTATCTAGTGGGCGGCATCGCGACGACATGGGCCTTCTTCCACGCCCACATTCTTGTGGTCGGTTGA
- the cobJ gene encoding precorrin-3B C(17)-methyltransferase, with translation MPPEPSRSGGLVLGLALSARSRSALSQLQAGGVISAITPPEARAAAELAQHWQQASAFVIAGAVGAVTRLIAPHLSDKHNDPAVVVIDPAGRFAIPVLGGHRAGGESLCRAVAACLGGTAVSTGSSGGEGNGLPLDCFGRDWGWRRGSGPWDQLMKRAAAGQDLTVRQEGGLDLWRRLPSAVGESAGSDADGETGPAADLVIGAELNEGCRWHPPLLWIGVGCERDSSAGLIERAIDEALASANLAAAAVAGAASLDLKGDEAGLLHVLERRGWPLKLFPSSDLAAVAVPTPSAEVARAVGTASVAEASALLAAGENARLPVSKRISRAAAPERGAVTVAIALASRQWAPQRGRLDCIGTGPGGLDQLTAAARTSLAEATAWVGYSLYLDLLEPLRRPDQLRVDGRLTEEQQRCDQALDLAGSGLRVALISSGDSGIYGMAGLALSRWLQRPEQDRPSFRVQPGISAFQQAAARVGAPLMHDLCTISLSDRLTPWPRIRERLEAAAMGDFVVALYNPRSRDRDWQLQEALTILSRHRPATTPVLLARQLDREGESLAIHPLDSVPVEQVDMLTLVLVGNSSTSVREGVMLTPRGYPGAEIQ, from the coding sequence ATGCCGCCTGAGCCCTCCCGATCCGGGGGCCTCGTGCTGGGGCTGGCCCTCAGCGCCCGCTCGCGCTCCGCTCTCAGCCAGCTGCAGGCCGGCGGCGTGATCAGCGCCATCACGCCGCCGGAAGCCCGGGCCGCGGCAGAGCTGGCGCAGCACTGGCAGCAGGCCTCCGCCTTCGTGATCGCCGGTGCGGTGGGGGCGGTGACCCGCCTGATCGCCCCCCATCTGAGCGACAAGCACAACGACCCCGCCGTAGTGGTGATCGACCCGGCGGGTCGGTTCGCCATCCCGGTGCTGGGGGGCCATCGGGCCGGTGGTGAATCGCTGTGCCGGGCCGTGGCCGCCTGCCTCGGTGGAACAGCGGTGAGCACCGGCAGCAGCGGGGGCGAGGGCAATGGACTCCCGCTCGACTGCTTCGGACGGGACTGGGGCTGGCGGCGGGGCAGCGGGCCGTGGGACCAGCTGATGAAGCGCGCGGCAGCGGGCCAGGACCTGACCGTCCGCCAGGAGGGAGGCCTCGACCTCTGGCGCCGTCTGCCCAGCGCCGTGGGGGAGAGCGCGGGCTCAGACGCGGATGGAGAGACCGGCCCGGCCGCCGATCTGGTGATCGGTGCCGAGCTCAACGAGGGATGCCGCTGGCATCCGCCCCTGCTCTGGATCGGTGTGGGCTGTGAGCGGGACAGCTCGGCCGGGCTGATCGAGCGCGCCATTGACGAGGCTCTGGCCAGCGCCAACCTGGCAGCCGCAGCGGTGGCCGGTGCCGCCAGCCTGGACCTCAAGGGGGATGAGGCGGGATTGCTGCACGTTCTCGAGCGCCGGGGCTGGCCCCTGAAGCTGTTCCCATCCAGCGATCTGGCCGCCGTGGCAGTGCCCACTCCCTCGGCGGAGGTGGCCCGGGCCGTGGGAACCGCCAGTGTGGCCGAGGCTTCAGCCCTGCTGGCCGCAGGGGAGAACGCCCGGCTGCCGGTGAGCAAGCGCATCAGCCGAGCCGCGGCCCCGGAACGGGGCGCCGTGACTGTCGCCATCGCCCTGGCCAGCCGCCAGTGGGCCCCGCAGCGGGGCCGGCTGGACTGCATCGGCACCGGTCCGGGCGGGTTGGATCAGCTCACCGCCGCGGCACGGACCAGCCTGGCCGAGGCCACCGCCTGGGTCGGGTACAGCCTCTACCTCGATCTGCTCGAACCCCTGCGGCGCCCGGACCAGCTGCGGGTCGACGGCAGGCTCACCGAAGAACAGCAGCGCTGTGATCAGGCGCTGGATCTGGCCGGCTCCGGCCTGCGGGTGGCCCTGATCTCCTCGGGTGACAGCGGCATCTACGGCATGGCGGGGCTGGCTCTGAGCCGCTGGTTGCAACGGCCCGAGCAGGACCGGCCGAGCTTCCGGGTGCAGCCCGGCATCTCAGCCTTTCAGCAGGCGGCGGCCAGGGTGGGGGCACCCCTGATGCACGACCTCTGCACCATCAGCCTCAGCGACCGGCTCACCCCCTGGCCCCGGATCCGGGAGCGACTGGAGGCTGCCGCCATGGGGGACTTCGTGGTGGCGCTCTACAACCCCCGCTCCCGCGATCGCGACTGGCAGCTGCAGGAGGCCCTCACCATCCTCAGCCGGCACCGTCCCGCCACCACACCGGTTCTGCTGGCCCGTCAGCTGGATCGGGAGGGGGAATCGCTGGCGATCCACCCGCTGGACAGCGTTCCGGTGGAGCAGGTGGACATGCTCACCCTGGTGCTGGTGGGCAACAGCAGCACCTCCGTTCGTGAGGGCGTGATGCTGACGCCGCGGGGCTATCCGGGCGCCGAGATCCAGTGA
- a CDS encoding extracellular solute-binding protein — protein MLLSGGVSLMAAAEAAEVRVYSGRHYNTDRDVFKRFSDQTGIRVRLLESTGLSLVERLKREGARSKADVIILVDAARINQAADAGLLQPVRSATLDRAVPATYRDPSGRWYGLTRRVRSIIVNPDKVSPGTIRTYQDLASPKLKGQLCLRKRSSVYNQSLVADQILLRGQGATRSWLNGITRNVTQPYYGNDVALVRAVASGRCGVGVVNHYYVARMRGGVQGKRDQTVARKVEVIMPKPAHVNISAAGVAKTARNKTEAIRLIEFLASPDGNKGLAGPTYEYPLRGSGSSAELRRLGSFTPDNVPIAKLARTQPTALKMMAEAGWK, from the coding sequence ATGCTTCTGTCGGGCGGCGTGAGTCTGATGGCTGCAGCCGAGGCCGCTGAAGTGCGTGTGTATTCCGGTCGTCACTACAACACCGATCGGGATGTGTTCAAGCGGTTCTCGGATCAGACGGGCATCCGCGTGCGCCTGCTCGAGTCCACCGGCCTCTCTCTGGTGGAACGCCTCAAACGGGAAGGGGCCCGATCGAAGGCCGACGTGATCATCCTGGTGGATGCGGCCCGCATCAATCAGGCGGCGGATGCCGGCCTTCTGCAACCGGTCCGCTCCGCGACGCTCGACCGCGCTGTTCCTGCCACCTATCGTGACCCGAGCGGTCGCTGGTATGGGCTCACGCGACGCGTGCGATCGATCATCGTGAATCCGGACAAGGTCTCGCCCGGCACGATCCGCACCTATCAGGATCTGGCCAGCCCGAAACTCAAGGGCCAGTTGTGCCTGCGCAAGCGAAGCAGCGTCTACAACCAGTCACTGGTGGCCGATCAGATCCTGCTGCGCGGTCAGGGGGCAACGCGGTCCTGGCTGAATGGAATCACCCGTAATGTGACCCAGCCCTACTACGGCAATGATGTGGCCCTGGTCCGCGCCGTGGCCAGCGGCCGCTGCGGTGTGGGTGTGGTGAACCACTACTACGTGGCCCGGATGCGGGGTGGGGTGCAGGGCAAGCGGGATCAGACCGTGGCCCGCAAGGTTGAGGTGATCATGCCAAAACCGGCTCACGTGAACATCAGCGCTGCCGGTGTGGCCAAGACCGCCAGGAACAAGACCGAAGCGATTCGCCTGATCGAATTTCTGGCCTCTCCCGACGGCAACAAGGGGCTGGCCGGTCCGACCTATGAATATCCCCTGCGTGGCAGTGGTTCCTCGGCCGAGCTGCGTCGTCTCGGCTCCTTCACGCCCGACAACGTTCCCATCGCCAAGCTGGCCCGGACCCAGCCGACGGCCCTGAAAATGATGGCCGAAGCCGGCTGGAAGTAG
- a CDS encoding Fe2+-dependent dioxygenase produces MDLLIHRLLPAEAVSLLITMVNAEGAAWADGRATAGRQSARVKNNQQLTRSCPVGRDATDRVMQHLRRDPLIKSFALPCRIHGTMFSRSGVGQGYGMHVDNAYMRGGRSDLSFTLFLSDPFDYEGGVLRIQTLQDSREVKLEPGEVVLYPSTSLHEVTTVSRGERLVCVGWIQSHVQSHDDRMLLFGLDAGARALLAEHGTSPSLDLIFQAYGNLLRRFGD; encoded by the coding sequence ATGGATCTTCTGATTCACCGCCTTCTCCCGGCAGAGGCTGTCAGCCTGCTGATCACGATGGTGAACGCCGAAGGCGCCGCCTGGGCCGATGGCCGCGCCACAGCCGGGCGTCAATCAGCCAGAGTCAAGAACAACCAGCAGCTGACCCGCAGCTGCCCGGTGGGCAGGGACGCCACGGATCGGGTGATGCAGCACCTGAGACGCGATCCCCTGATCAAAAGCTTTGCTCTGCCCTGCCGGATCCACGGCACCATGTTCAGCCGAAGCGGTGTGGGCCAGGGGTACGGCATGCATGTGGACAACGCCTACATGCGGGGCGGTCGCAGCGATCTGTCCTTCACCCTGTTTCTCAGCGATCCCTTCGACTACGAGGGCGGCGTTCTGCGCATCCAGACCCTGCAGGACAGCCGGGAGGTGAAACTGGAGCCCGGCGAGGTGGTGCTCTACCCCAGCACCAGCCTGCATGAAGTCACCACCGTCAGCCGCGGGGAACGCCTGGTCTGCGTGGGCTGGATCCAGAGCCATGTTCAGAGTCACGACGACCGCATGCTCCTCTTCGGACTGGATGCCGGGGCCCGGGCGCTGCTGGCCGAGCACGGGACCTCGCCATCCCTCGATCTGATCTTTCAGGCGTACGGCAATCTGCTGCGACGCTTCGGCGACTGA
- a CDS encoding iron uptake porin: MKCFPRLLVAPVLLGLAAPAVLPPAGAQATELNLDDVSAYAVDEEAESVDPFDQVTSISQFSDVYPTDWAYQALSNLIERYGCVAGYPDGTYRGGRAMTRFEAAALLNACLDRITEVTDELKRLMKEFEKELAILRGRVDGLEARVGELEATQFSTTTKLSGKAEMVLGGTSYTGDYDYNDLDDPQEATSFIYRTTLNLNTSFTSKDLLYTRLRSGNAQDSAFSGKGYVPLALLDSANNNDNTVKLDKLWYQFPAGDFTFYVAPRAENYYFLSSQPTIYNQGRFILKLFKWRGADGVYGHSSGAGGGFNWKKRGGDPMQPRLGISASYIAREAEDGNPNTGGIGTDNAEGKFVAQVAYGNPQWQISAGYAYTQQAMTLGLGTTDGGAGVPAGADANSLAVNGYWQPLRSSWIPAVSVGYGVTWLNLDGDAPDGTRSQSMSWMAGLEWKDAFAERNRLGFGIAGPQWVTEQKGGDTPDDGNMAFELWYEFRVTDNIAVTPALFYLSRPFGQETGSSAETGGVGTDSFGTLGYLVRTTFRF; this comes from the coding sequence ATGAAATGTTTTCCGCGACTGCTGGTCGCTCCAGTTCTGCTCGGTCTTGCGGCCCCGGCTGTGCTGCCTCCGGCCGGAGCCCAGGCCACGGAGCTGAACCTTGACGATGTCAGCGCTTACGCCGTTGACGAGGAGGCTGAATCCGTCGATCCGTTCGATCAGGTCACCAGCATCTCCCAGTTCTCCGACGTCTACCCGACCGACTGGGCCTACCAGGCGCTCTCCAACCTGATCGAGCGCTACGGCTGTGTGGCCGGCTATCCGGACGGCACCTACCGCGGCGGCCGTGCCATGACCCGCTTCGAGGCGGCGGCACTGCTGAACGCCTGCCTGGATCGGATCACCGAGGTGACCGACGAACTCAAGCGCCTGATGAAGGAGTTCGAGAAGGAACTCGCCATCCTCAGGGGCCGCGTCGATGGCCTTGAGGCCCGCGTGGGTGAGCTGGAGGCCACTCAGTTCTCCACCACGACCAAGCTCTCCGGTAAGGCGGAGATGGTGCTCGGCGGCACCAGCTACACCGGTGATTATGACTACAACGATCTCGACGATCCTCAGGAAGCCACCAGCTTCATCTATCGGACCACGCTCAACCTCAACACGAGCTTCACGAGCAAGGACCTGCTCTACACCCGCCTGCGCAGCGGTAACGCGCAGGACAGTGCCTTTTCGGGCAAGGGCTATGTGCCCCTGGCTCTGCTGGATTCAGCCAACAACAACGACAACACCGTCAAGCTCGACAAGCTCTGGTACCAGTTCCCGGCCGGTGACTTCACCTTCTATGTGGCCCCGCGCGCGGAGAACTACTACTTCCTCTCCAGCCAGCCCACGATCTACAATCAGGGCCGCTTCATCCTGAAGCTGTTCAAGTGGCGCGGCGCTGATGGTGTCTATGGCCATTCCAGTGGTGCTGGTGGTGGCTTCAACTGGAAGAAACGCGGCGGCGATCCGATGCAGCCCAGGCTCGGCATCAGTGCCAGCTATATCGCCCGCGAAGCTGAGGACGGCAACCCGAACACCGGTGGCATCGGCACCGATAACGCCGAAGGCAAGTTCGTGGCCCAGGTGGCCTACGGCAATCCCCAGTGGCAGATCTCTGCCGGTTACGCCTACACCCAGCAGGCCATGACCCTGGGTCTGGGCACCACCGACGGTGGCGCCGGGGTTCCGGCCGGTGCCGACGCCAACTCGCTGGCGGTGAACGGCTACTGGCAACCACTGCGTTCCAGCTGGATTCCGGCGGTCAGCGTCGGCTATGGCGTCACCTGGCTCAATCTCGACGGTGACGCTCCCGACGGCACCCGCAGTCAGAGCATGAGCTGGATGGCAGGCCTGGAGTGGAAGGATGCCTTCGCCGAGCGCAACCGTCTCGGCTTCGGCATCGCCGGCCCTCAGTGGGTCACCGAGCAGAAGGGTGGCGACACCCCCGACGACGGCAACATGGCGTTTGAACTCTGGTATGAGTTCCGTGTCACCGACAACATCGCCGTGACCCCGGCGCTGTTCTATCTCAGCCGTCCCTTCGGCCAGGAAACCGGCTCCAGCGCCGAAACCGGTGGCGTGGGAACCGACAGCTTCGGAACCCTCGGCTACCTGGTGCGGACCACCTTCCGCTTCTGA
- a CDS encoding energy-coupling factor ABC transporter permease, giving the protein MRRHRRLTALGGMLGLGAVLLLGAAQPARAMHIMEGFLPAPWAAFWWLVSLPFFVWGLRSLSRITREQPELKLLLALAGAFAFVLSALKLPSLTGSCSHPTGAGLGAVLFGPSVMTVLGSLVLIFQALLLAHGGLVTLGANVFAMAIVGPWVAYGVYRLVAAAGRQKLAVFLAAAVGGLATYLVTAVQLAVAFPAASGGVMVSFGKFAGIFFLTQLPLSLTEGLLTLLVWNWLQAYATEELQTLKLLRPDPA; this is encoded by the coding sequence ATGAGACGGCACCGACGACTCACCGCACTGGGCGGCATGCTCGGCCTCGGCGCCGTGCTGCTGCTGGGTGCCGCCCAGCCCGCCCGGGCGATGCACATCATGGAGGGCTTCCTGCCGGCGCCCTGGGCTGCCTTCTGGTGGCTGGTCTCCCTGCCCTTCTTCGTCTGGGGGCTGCGCTCACTCAGCCGGATCACCCGGGAGCAGCCCGAACTGAAGCTGCTGCTGGCCCTGGCCGGGGCCTTCGCCTTCGTGCTCTCGGCTCTGAAGCTTCCATCGCTGACGGGCAGCTGCTCCCATCCCACGGGTGCCGGCCTGGGCGCCGTGCTGTTCGGTCCGTCGGTGATGACCGTGCTCGGCAGCCTGGTGCTGATCTTCCAGGCCCTGCTCCTGGCCCATGGCGGCCTGGTCACTCTGGGGGCCAACGTGTTCGCGATGGCGATCGTGGGCCCGTGGGTGGCCTACGGCGTCTACCGGCTGGTGGCCGCCGCGGGCCGGCAGAAACTGGCGGTGTTTCTGGCGGCCGCCGTCGGCGGCCTGGCCACCTACCTGGTCACGGCGGTTCAGCTGGCCGTGGCCTTCCCTGCCGCCAGCGGCGGTGTGATGGTCTCCTTCGGCAAGTTCGCCGGCATCTTCTTCCTCACCCAGCTCCCCCTCTCGCTCACCGAGGGACTGCTCACGCTTCTGGTCTGGAACTGGCTCCAGGCCTACGCCACCGAGGAGCTGCAGACCCTGAAGCTGCTGCGCCCCGATCCGGCCTGA
- a CDS encoding energy-coupling factor ABC transporter substrate-binding protein, protein MTHSLDPAPARHTTPRRDGNWLILLAVVALTLLPLFIVHGDFEGADGKGSDAVTEVQPAYEPWFSSLMEPPSGEIESLLFVSQAAIGAGVIGYLIGLYKGRSSSGTPS, encoded by the coding sequence ATGACTCACTCCCTTGATCCCGCCCCGGCCCGGCACACCACCCCAAGACGGGATGGCAACTGGCTGATCCTGCTGGCCGTGGTCGCCCTGACGCTGCTGCCGCTGTTCATCGTCCACGGCGACTTCGAAGGCGCAGACGGAAAGGGTTCCGATGCGGTCACCGAGGTCCAGCCGGCCTACGAACCCTGGTTCAGCAGCCTGATGGAGCCCCCGAGCGGCGAGATCGAGAGCCTGCTGTTCGTGTCGCAGGCCGCCATCGGCGCCGGCGTGATCGGCTACTTGATCGGCCTCTACAAGGGACGGAGCAGCAGCGGGACGCCATCCTGA
- the cbiQ gene encoding cobalt ECF transporter T component CbiQ — protein MLRRIDMLASGNGLRTLPPEHRLAFAAALFLLGYVAPVGVQLLMVAWILRWLTVHARIQLDVCLRLLLLPLGFILLSLVALIVGISGAAPAGGLPADALQPLAIGPLLLFISRQGLDQAALVLPRAMALSSALLLVLLTVPMVEITRVLGRCGCPELLTELMGLMHRFVFVLADTAAVMITAQQSRLGYSSWRSSMRSLSVLVAQLLQRSLQSYRQLVLGLTARGYTGTIRLWHRRRYRPSPRHRNEALAGLLLLGLLTALHHLGPAATP, from the coding sequence ATGCTCCGCCGGATCGACATGCTGGCCAGCGGCAACGGGCTGCGGACCCTGCCGCCGGAGCACAGGCTCGCCTTCGCCGCGGCCCTGTTCCTGCTGGGCTACGTGGCGCCGGTGGGCGTGCAGCTGCTGATGGTGGCCTGGATCCTGCGCTGGCTCACGGTGCACGCCCGCATCCAGCTGGACGTGTGCCTGCGTCTGCTGCTGCTGCCGCTGGGGTTCATCCTGCTCAGCCTGGTGGCGCTGATCGTGGGCATCAGCGGGGCGGCACCGGCGGGAGGGCTACCGGCGGATGCGCTGCAGCCGCTGGCGATCGGCCCGCTGCTGCTGTTCATCAGCCGGCAGGGTCTGGATCAGGCCGCTCTGGTGCTGCCCCGCGCCATGGCCCTCAGTTCCGCTCTGCTGCTGGTGCTGCTCACCGTGCCGATGGTGGAGATCACCCGTGTGCTGGGGCGCTGCGGCTGCCCGGAGCTGCTCACGGAGCTGATGGGGCTGATGCACCGCTTCGTCTTCGTGCTCGCGGACACCGCCGCCGTGATGATCACCGCCCAGCAGTCCCGCCTCGGCTACAGCAGCTGGCGGTCCTCCATGCGCAGCCTGAGTGTGCTGGTGGCCCAGCTGCTGCAGCGCAGCCTGCAGAGTTACCGGCAGCTGGTGCTGGGCCTCACGGCCCGCGGCTACACCGGCACGATCCGCCTCTGGCACCGCCGCCGCTACCGCCCCTCGCCGCGGCACCGCAACGAAGCCCTCGCCGGCCTCCTCCTCCTCGGCCTGCTCACGGCCCTCCACCACCTCGGGCCCGCCGCCACGCCGTGA
- a CDS encoding energy-coupling factor ABC transporter ATP-binding protein: MLRFDAVSYTYPAAATPSLVALSAEIRAGLRYALIGQNGCGKTTFFRLANGLYRPSAGTIHWQGSPLRYERAALRRLRQQVGLVFQNPEEQLVAATVEEDLSYGLCNLGCPDAEIADRVQQTLVSFELEDLADRPVHALSLGQKKRLAIADVMILRPSLLLLDEPTAYLDPGQVRNLQRLLEAIHAAGTTVVMATHDLSFAQRNADRVLVMHRGRVITDASPERVFSDPDALVAIGLG; the protein is encoded by the coding sequence ATGCTGCGATTCGACGCCGTGAGCTACACCTACCCCGCCGCGGCCACGCCCTCACTGGTGGCCCTCTCGGCGGAGATCCGGGCCGGCCTGCGCTACGCCCTGATCGGTCAGAACGGCTGCGGCAAGACCACCTTCTTCCGCCTGGCCAATGGCCTCTACCGCCCCTCGGCCGGAACGATCCACTGGCAGGGCAGCCCGCTGCGCTACGAGCGGGCCGCCCTGAGGCGGCTGCGCCAGCAGGTGGGGCTGGTGTTCCAGAACCCGGAGGAGCAGCTGGTCGCCGCCACCGTTGAGGAGGATCTCTCCTACGGGCTCTGCAACCTCGGCTGCCCCGACGCCGAGATCGCCGACCGGGTTCAGCAGACCCTGGTCAGCTTCGAGCTGGAGGATCTGGCCGACCGTCCGGTGCACGCCCTGAGCCTGGGGCAGAAGAAACGGCTGGCCATCGCCGATGTGATGATCCTGCGTCCCAGCCTGCTGCTGCTGGACGAGCCCACGGCCTATCTCGATCCCGGCCAGGTGCGGAACCTGCAGAGGCTGCTCGAGGCCATCCACGCCGCCGGTACCACGGTGGTGATGGCGACCCACGATCTCTCCTTCGCGCAACGGAACGCCGACCGGGTGCTGGTGATGCACCGGGGCAGGGTGATCACCGATGCATCGCCGGAGCGGGTGTTCAGCGATCCCGATGCGCTCGTGGCGATCGGCCTGGGCTGA
- a CDS encoding DMT family transporter: MQIATLKTVGAALPMLLLARAMGHSVPPVGTTAALLLIGALGYGISIWLDLLALRAIGAAREAVVFSTAPFVGALFAVGVLREAVTPALLLAAPLMAAGLVLLLGEQHSHRHRHAAQRHDHRHRHDPGGGELHHRHRHSEAQLEGIDLSRPFVHAHEHEHEPLKHVHPHVSDAHHRHRH; the protein is encoded by the coding sequence GTGCAGATCGCCACCCTCAAGACGGTGGGTGCCGCGCTGCCGATGCTGCTGCTGGCCCGCGCCATGGGGCACAGCGTTCCGCCAGTGGGAACCACCGCGGCGCTGCTGCTGATCGGTGCCCTCGGCTACGGCATCTCCATCTGGCTTGATCTGCTGGCCCTGCGGGCCATCGGTGCCGCGCGCGAGGCGGTGGTCTTCTCCACCGCCCCCTTCGTGGGTGCCCTGTTCGCCGTGGGGGTGCTGCGGGAGGCCGTCACACCGGCCCTGCTGCTGGCGGCGCCCCTGATGGCGGCCGGACTGGTGCTGCTGCTTGGCGAACAGCACAGCCACCGCCACCGGCATGCGGCGCAGCGCCACGACCATCGCCATCGCCACGACCCCGGCGGCGGCGAGCTGCACCACCGCCATCGCCACAGCGAAGCGCAGCTGGAGGGGATCGACCTCAGCCGCCCCTTCGTGCATGCCCACGAGCACGAGCACGAACCCCTGAAGCACGTCCACCCCCACGTGAGCGACGCCCACCACCGGCACCGCCACTGA